The Toxorhynchites rutilus septentrionalis strain SRP chromosome 3, ASM2978413v1, whole genome shotgun sequence genome includes a region encoding these proteins:
- the LOC129777035 gene encoding tRNA (adenine(58)-N(1))-methyltransferase catalytic subunit TRMT61A, whose amino-acid sequence MSFAHPKTIIEEGDTVILYLTITNVYAIEAVPQLKNKKDELVDNVFQTNFGALKVKDIIGIQYGSKVELSKGWAHVLQPNPELWTQTLPHRTQILYTPDISMILYQLEIKPGSVVIESGTGSGSLSHYFLRAIRPHGYLHTFDFHEERVQKAQEEFNAHGLGDFVKVTQRDVCENGFGEELNGKADAVFLDLPAPQLAIPHAVKALKDEGGRICSFSPCIEQSGRVCEALERYGFVDILNLEVLQVEDVVKTKNVPVIDLEFVKHKKSESDKDAKTPRETKKYITSNAPNTMAGHTGYLTVAELPPLFAR is encoded by the exons ATGAGTTTTGCTCATCCAAAAACGATAATTGAGGAGGGAGACACCGTAATCTTGTATCTGACCATAACAAACGTGTACGCAATAGAGGCGGTACCTCAGCTGAAGAACAAAAAAGATGAGTTAGTGGACAATGTGTTTCAGACTAATTTTGGTGCGTTAAAAGTGAAAGACATTATCGGTATCCAATATGGTTCGAAG GTTGAACTTTCGAAAGGCTGGGCGCACGTTCTGCAGCCTAACCCTGAACTGTGGACACAAACGTTGCCCCACCGCACACAGATTCTATACACACCGGACATAAGTATGATACTCTATCAGCTAGAAATAAAACCGGGCAGTGTTGTGATCGAGTCGGGCACCGGTTCGGGGTCGCTCTCTCATTACTTTCTACGGGCCATCCGACCACATGGATATCTGCATACATTTGATTTCCACGAGGAGCGTGTTCAAAAAGCTCAGGAGGAGTTCAATGCCCACGGATTGGGTGATTTTGTGAAG GTTACTCAGCGGGATGTTTGCGAGAATGGATTTGGGGAAGAATTGAATGGGAAGGCCGATGCAGTATTTCTAGACCTACCGGCTCCACAACTAGCAATACCGCATGCTGTCAAAGCATTGAAAGATGAAG GTGGCCGTATTTGTTCGTTCTCACCGTGCATCGAACAGTCGGGTCGCGTCTGCGAAGCCCTGGAAAGATACGGATTTGTGGATATTCTAAATCTGGAAGTTTTACAAGTAGAGGATGTAGTTAAAACTAAAAACGTTCCCGTAATTGATCTGGAATTTGTGAAGCATAAG AAATCTGAGTCCGATAAGGACGCGAAAACGCCGAGAGAGACCAAGAAGTACATAACATCTAATGCCCCCAATACAATGGCCGGCCATACAGGATATCTGACCGTAGCCGAATTACCACCGCTATTCGCGCGATAA